One window from the genome of Actinoplanes teichomyceticus ATCC 31121 encodes:
- the leuD gene encoding 3-isopropylmalate dehydratase small subunit codes for MDKFVTHLGKIMPLRRSDVDTDQIIPAVYLKRVTRTGFEDGLFSAWREDPGFVLHNPAHAGATILVAGPNFGTGSSRQHAVWALRDWGFKVVIAARFGDIFRGNALKEGLLPVQLDQKVVESLWDLAESEPQKRITVDLAERVVRVDDAAYPFPIDDFSRWRLMEGLDDIGLTLRHEDAITAYEKGRPAFKPVVVS; via the coding sequence ATGGACAAGTTCGTCACCCACCTCGGCAAGATCATGCCGCTGCGCCGCTCCGATGTGGACACCGACCAGATCATCCCGGCGGTCTACCTGAAGCGGGTCACCCGGACCGGCTTCGAGGACGGCCTGTTCAGCGCCTGGCGTGAGGACCCGGGCTTCGTGCTGCACAACCCGGCCCACGCCGGCGCGACCATTCTGGTGGCCGGGCCGAACTTCGGCACCGGCTCGTCCCGGCAGCACGCGGTCTGGGCGCTGCGCGACTGGGGCTTCAAGGTCGTGATCGCGGCCCGGTTCGGCGACATCTTCCGGGGCAACGCGCTCAAGGAGGGCCTGCTCCCGGTGCAGCTGGACCAGAAGGTGGTGGAAAGCCTCTGGGACCTCGCCGAGAGCGAGCCGCAGAAGCGGATAACCGTCGATCTGGCCGAACGCGTGGTGCGCGTGGACGACGCGGCCTACCCGTTCCCCATCGACGATTTCAGCCGTTGGCGCCTCATGGAGGGGCTTGACGACATCGGACTGACGTTGCGCCACGAGGACGCCATTACCGCGTACGAGAAGGGCCGCCCGGCTTTCAAGCCGGTCGTCGTTTCTTAG
- the leuC gene encoding 3-isopropylmalate dehydratase large subunit has translation MVGVTPQSGKPRTLAEKVWDDHVVRTAEGEPDLLFIDLHLLHEVTSPQAFDGLRMAGRRVRRTDLTLATEDHNTPTGYADPSFNTRRGELLTIADTVSRTQIETLRKNCAEFGVEIRPLGDVNQGIVHVIGPQLGLTQPGMTIVCGDSHTATHGAFGALAFGIGTSEVEHVLATQTLPQSKPKTMAVTVVGELRPGVSAKDLILALITQTGTGGGNGHIVEYRGEAIRKLSMEGRMTICNMSIEWGAKAGMIAPDETTFDYLSGRKHAPRGADWDAAVAYWKTLATDEGAEYDTEIILDASKISPFITWGTNPGQGAALDGVVPDPQDFLDEVERGAAERALAYMGLTPGTPFRDVPVDVVFVGSCTNGRLEDLRAAADVIRGRKVADGVRMMIVPGSYQVREQAEAEGLDKIFIDAGAEWRFAGCSMCLGMNPDTLSPGQRAASTSNRNFEGRQGKGGRTHLVSPQVAAATAVVGKLAAPADL, from the coding sequence ATGGTGGGAGTCACTCCCCAGAGCGGGAAACCCAGGACCCTGGCCGAGAAGGTCTGGGATGACCACGTGGTGCGCACGGCCGAGGGTGAGCCCGACCTGCTCTTCATCGACCTGCACCTGCTGCACGAGGTCACCAGTCCGCAGGCGTTCGACGGTCTGCGGATGGCCGGCCGACGCGTGCGCCGGACCGACCTCACGCTCGCGACGGAGGACCACAACACCCCGACCGGGTACGCGGATCCCTCGTTCAACACCCGCCGCGGTGAGCTGCTGACCATCGCGGACACGGTCTCCCGCACCCAGATCGAGACGCTGCGGAAGAACTGCGCCGAGTTCGGGGTGGAGATCCGCCCGCTCGGTGACGTGAACCAGGGCATCGTGCACGTGATCGGTCCGCAGCTCGGCCTCACCCAGCCGGGCATGACGATCGTCTGCGGCGACTCGCACACCGCGACCCACGGCGCGTTCGGCGCGCTGGCCTTCGGTATCGGCACCAGCGAGGTCGAGCACGTGCTCGCGACCCAGACGCTGCCGCAGTCGAAGCCGAAGACGATGGCCGTCACGGTCGTCGGCGAGCTGCGGCCGGGCGTGAGCGCGAAGGACCTGATCCTCGCGCTGATCACGCAGACCGGCACCGGCGGCGGCAACGGCCACATCGTGGAGTACCGCGGTGAGGCGATCCGCAAGCTCTCCATGGAGGGCCGGATGACGATCTGCAACATGTCGATCGAGTGGGGCGCCAAGGCCGGCATGATCGCGCCGGACGAGACCACGTTCGACTACCTCTCCGGCCGTAAGCACGCGCCGCGGGGCGCGGACTGGGACGCCGCGGTCGCGTACTGGAAGACCCTCGCCACCGACGAGGGCGCCGAGTACGACACCGAGATCATCCTGGACGCCTCGAAGATCAGCCCGTTCATCACCTGGGGCACCAACCCGGGCCAGGGCGCCGCGCTCGACGGTGTGGTGCCGGACCCGCAGGACTTCCTGGACGAGGTGGAGCGGGGCGCCGCCGAGCGCGCGCTGGCGTACATGGGGCTGACCCCGGGCACGCCGTTCCGCGACGTCCCGGTGGACGTGGTGTTCGTCGGCTCGTGCACCAATGGCCGGCTGGAGGACCTGCGTGCCGCGGCCGACGTGATCCGCGGCCGCAAGGTCGCCGACGGGGTCCGGATGATGATCGTCCCGGGCTCGTACCAGGTGCGCGAGCAGGCCGAGGCCGAGGGCCTGGACAAGATTTTCATCGACGCGGGCGCCGAGTGGCGGTTCGCCGGCTGCTCGATGTGCCTCGGCATGAACCCGGACACGCTCAGCCCCGGGCAGCGCGCGGCGTCGACCTCCAACCGCAACTTCGAGGGCCGGCAGGGCAAGGGTGGCCGTACCCACCTGGTCTCGCCGCAGGTCGCCGCCGCCACCGCGGTGGTCGGCAAGCTGGCCGCTCCGGCCGACCTCTGA
- a CDS encoding N-acyl homoserine lactonase family protein translates to MTDIAVQRIDYGYFVRPAEETGTGVPRVEPALGYLISHPAGRILVDTGMGHAPGVDAHYQPHRVPLGEALAAVGSNIDDIQYVINCHLHFDHCGGNADLAGVPVFTQRAELALARTSEEYLASLVDHPGAVLQELDGETEILPGVLVVPTPGHTAGHQSVVFTTGDGTVVVAGQSHDHATAFTGDVLGRRAGVGVLPAWLDRLLSLDPRRVLFAHDNAVWTP, encoded by the coding sequence ATGACCGATATCGCTGTTCAGCGCATCGACTACGGGTACTTCGTCCGCCCGGCCGAGGAGACCGGCACCGGCGTGCCCCGCGTCGAGCCCGCCCTCGGCTACCTGATCAGTCATCCCGCCGGCCGGATTCTGGTCGACACCGGCATGGGGCACGCGCCCGGTGTCGATGCCCACTATCAACCGCACCGGGTCCCGCTGGGCGAGGCGCTCGCGGCCGTCGGCAGCAACATCGACGATATCCAGTACGTCATCAACTGCCACCTGCACTTCGACCACTGCGGCGGCAATGCGGACCTGGCCGGTGTGCCGGTCTTCACCCAGCGCGCCGAGCTCGCCCTCGCCCGGACCTCCGAGGAGTACCTCGCCTCCCTGGTCGACCATCCCGGCGCCGTCCTGCAGGAACTCGACGGTGAGACCGAGATCCTGCCCGGCGTGCTGGTCGTGCCCACCCCCGGACACACCGCCGGCCACCAGTCCGTGGTGTTCACCACCGGCGACGGCACCGTGGTCGTGGCCGGTCAGAGCCACGACCACGCCACCGCGTTCACCGGCGACGTCCTCGGTCGCCGCGCCGGGGTCGGGGTGCTCCCGGCCTGGTTGGACCGCCTGCTGTCGCTGGACCCGCGCCGCGTCCTGTTCGCCCACGACAACGCGGTCTGGACTCCCTGA
- a CDS encoding GntR family transcriptional regulator has product MLWRIDPSRDEPLYAQLAAQAHLAVARGDLAVGDRLPAARELAESLDLNVHTVLKAYQQLRDEGVIELRRGRGAVVAARAAADLSPVVEALAPLVEAARAANISTEVLTVLVKEAMNR; this is encoded by the coding sequence GTGCTCTGGAGAATCGATCCGTCCCGGGACGAGCCGCTGTATGCGCAGCTCGCCGCGCAGGCGCACCTCGCGGTGGCCCGCGGTGATCTCGCCGTCGGCGACCGCCTGCCGGCCGCGCGTGAGCTCGCGGAGTCGCTCGACCTCAACGTCCACACCGTGCTCAAGGCGTATCAGCAGCTGCGGGACGAGGGAGTCATCGAGCTGCGCCGCGGGCGGGGGGCGGTGGTCGCCGCCCGTGCGGCCGCCGACCTGTCCCCCGTGGTGGAAGCGCTGGCCCCGCTGGTCGAGGCGGCGCGTGCGGCGAACATCTCCACCGAGGTCCTGACCGTGCTCGTCAAGGAGGCCATGAACCGATGA
- a CDS encoding 3-methyladenine DNA glycosylase: MGIKQVRALTTTLPSATWMPLARSHAERADQMTAGHRARRAAGEKHAIEDFLYDYYGTRPSLLRRWHPGVGAGLAPSPDGVAEHAGWKFYTTSEDGIVALDEDAFMHARAESVRYIHGLLTATASRPVFSGCFGLHEWAMVYRDPEHRHPLPLRLGQSETDKVVEQHSIRCTHYDAFRFFTPEAVGLNRLQPTRATQVDLDQPGCLHAAMDVHKWAQKLGPAVPGALALDCFALAGEIRLLDMQASPYDLSSYGHPPVKIETPEGKAEYVARQRELARRAAGLRSRLIRVCEALLGPEGAARNREAVAPYNHR, from the coding sequence ATGGGGATCAAGCAGGTGAGGGCACTCACCACCACGCTGCCCTCGGCCACCTGGATGCCCCTCGCCCGCTCGCACGCCGAGCGCGCCGACCAGATGACCGCGGGCCACCGCGCCCGCCGCGCGGCGGGCGAGAAGCACGCCATCGAGGATTTCCTCTACGACTACTACGGCACCCGCCCGTCGCTGCTGCGCCGCTGGCACCCGGGCGTCGGCGCCGGCCTGGCCCCATCCCCCGACGGCGTCGCCGAGCACGCCGGCTGGAAGTTCTACACCACCAGCGAGGACGGCATCGTCGCGCTCGACGAGGACGCGTTCATGCACGCCCGCGCCGAGAGCGTGCGATACATCCACGGCCTGCTCACCGCCACCGCGTCCCGCCCGGTCTTCTCCGGCTGCTTCGGCCTGCACGAGTGGGCGATGGTCTACCGCGACCCGGAGCACCGCCACCCGCTGCCGCTGCGCCTCGGCCAGTCGGAGACCGACAAGGTGGTCGAGCAGCACAGCATCCGCTGCACCCACTACGACGCGTTCCGGTTCTTCACCCCGGAGGCCGTCGGCCTGAACCGCCTCCAGCCGACCCGCGCCACCCAGGTCGATCTGGACCAGCCGGGCTGCCTGCACGCCGCGATGGACGTGCACAAGTGGGCGCAGAAGCTGGGCCCGGCCGTCCCCGGCGCGCTGGCCCTGGACTGCTTCGCCCTGGCCGGCGAGATCCGCCTGCTGGACATGCAGGCCAGCCCCTACGACCTGTCCTCCTACGGCCATCCCCCGGTCAAGATCGAGACCCCGGAGGGCAAGGCGGAATACGTCGCCCGCCAGCGCGAGCTGGCCCGCCGCGCGGCCGGCCTGCGCAGCCGCCTGATCCGGGTCTGCGAGGCGCTCCTCGGCCCCGAGGGCGCCGCCCGCAACCGCGAGGCGGTCGCCCCCTACAACCACCGCTGA
- a CDS encoding NUDIX hydrolase, protein MPEPVHAAGGVLYRPGPGGVPEICLVHRPRYDDWSLPKGKISGDEPALAAAVREVTEETGVAGMPEFELPEVAYRLPDGRPKTVRFWLMRAAGAGPVHDTAEVDALAWLPLPEAAGRLTYPDERPLLDVVAALPPITSVVALVRHAHAGERKHWSGPDSLRPLSPKGRRQAERVAQRLATFGPRRLIAATPLRCTQTLQPLATATRMPIVVDNAFAEPEPMSDLPARLAAARARLAEVRDAGRVVVCSQGKVMPPLLALLNGDADPARYHTRKGEGWLLTWSGERLLGSSHW, encoded by the coding sequence ATGCCCGAACCGGTACACGCCGCGGGCGGGGTCCTGTACCGCCCCGGCCCGGGCGGTGTGCCCGAGATCTGCCTGGTGCACCGCCCCCGGTACGACGACTGGAGCCTGCCCAAGGGCAAGATCTCCGGCGACGAGCCGGCGCTGGCCGCCGCGGTCCGGGAGGTGACCGAGGAGACCGGTGTCGCGGGTATGCCGGAGTTCGAGCTGCCCGAGGTGGCGTACCGGCTGCCGGACGGGCGGCCGAAGACGGTGCGGTTCTGGCTGATGCGCGCCGCCGGCGCCGGCCCGGTGCACGACACCGCCGAGGTGGACGCGCTGGCCTGGCTGCCGCTGCCGGAGGCCGCCGGGCGGCTGACCTATCCGGACGAGCGGCCGCTGCTGGACGTGGTGGCCGCCCTGCCGCCGATCACGTCGGTGGTGGCGCTGGTCCGGCACGCGCACGCCGGTGAACGCAAGCACTGGTCCGGTCCGGACTCGCTGCGCCCGCTCAGCCCGAAGGGGCGCCGGCAGGCCGAACGGGTCGCGCAGCGACTGGCCACGTTCGGCCCGCGACGGCTGATCGCGGCCACCCCGCTGCGCTGCACGCAGACCCTGCAACCGCTGGCCACGGCGACCCGGATGCCGATCGTGGTGGACAACGCGTTCGCCGAACCGGAGCCGATGTCCGACCTGCCCGCCCGGCTCGCCGCGGCCCGCGCCCGGCTGGCCGAGGTGCGCGACGCGGGCCGGGTGGTGGTGTGCAGCCAGGGCAAGGTGATGCCGCCCCTGCTGGCGCTGCTGAACGGCGACGCGGACCCGGCGCGGTACCACACCCGCAAGGGCGAGGGCTGGCTGCTCACCTGGTCCGGCGAGAGGCTGCTCGGGTCGTCGCACTGGTGA
- a CDS encoding HU family DNA-binding protein, translating to MNKAELIEALAVKLGDKKTATIALDAFISEVQNAVAKGDKVSLTGFGSWEKRTRNARTARNPRTGEPVKVKKTSVAAFRPGNTFRELVASGKPAKAATAKKTATTGAAAKKSAATAAKSTATAGKKAAATSKAAAPAKTTATKKSAATKAAPAKNTATKATAAKNTTAATKNTTAATKNTAAKKTTTTSAAAKKTTATATKKSTATKTTAAANKKSTTAKAAPAKKSTRKNAAPAAAPARAKGAATARAASNRKAR from the coding sequence GTGAACAAGGCCGAGCTCATTGAGGCGCTCGCCGTCAAGCTGGGCGACAAGAAGACGGCGACGATTGCGCTGGACGCGTTCATCAGTGAGGTGCAGAACGCCGTCGCCAAGGGTGACAAGGTCTCCCTCACCGGCTTCGGATCCTGGGAGAAGCGCACGCGCAATGCGCGCACGGCGCGGAATCCGCGAACCGGCGAGCCGGTGAAGGTCAAGAAGACGTCGGTTGCCGCATTCCGGCCCGGCAACACCTTCCGGGAACTCGTGGCCAGCGGGAAGCCGGCCAAGGCGGCCACGGCCAAGAAGACCGCCACGACCGGGGCGGCCGCGAAGAAGAGCGCGGCCACCGCGGCCAAGAGCACGGCCACCGCGGGCAAGAAGGCGGCGGCCACCTCCAAGGCGGCGGCGCCGGCGAAGACCACCGCGACCAAGAAGTCCGCGGCCACCAAGGCGGCGCCGGCGAAGAACACCGCCACGAAGGCCACCGCCGCCAAGAACACCACCGCCGCCACGAAGAACACCACCGCCGCCACCAAGAACACGGCCGCCAAGAAGACGACCACGACCTCGGCGGCGGCGAAGAAGACCACGGCCACCGCCACCAAGAAGAGCACGGCCACGAAGACCACCGCGGCGGCGAACAAGAAGAGCACCACGGCCAAGGCCGCGCCGGCGAAGAAGAGCACCCGCAAGAACGCCGCCCCGGCCGCCGCGCCGGCCCGGGCCAAGGGCGCGGCGACGGCGCGGGCCGCGTCGAACCGCAAGGCGCGCTGA
- a CDS encoding fumarylacetoacetate hydrolase family protein: protein MRFARFVHAAGVSFGVVEGDGASGLTVAEINSLPFEEVRFTGQRWALPDVRLLAPIFSSKVIGVGRNYAEHAAELGNEVPKEPLIFIKPSTSVIGPNDAIRIPPVTQQVEEEAELAVVIGATGARRVDRAGAQKAIFGYTCANDVTARDLQRKDPQWTRAKGFDSFCPLGPWIETQLDVSDLEIRCEVGRAPDAMEVRQIGRTKDMVFDIPGLVSYVSHVMTLLPGDVILTGTPAGVSQIVPGDTVSVSVQGIGELRNTVVALD from the coding sequence GTGCGCTTCGCCCGTTTTGTTCATGCCGCTGGGGTGTCGTTCGGCGTCGTCGAGGGTGACGGCGCCTCCGGCCTCACGGTGGCCGAGATCAACAGCCTGCCGTTCGAGGAGGTGCGTTTCACCGGGCAGCGGTGGGCTCTCCCGGACGTACGCCTGCTCGCGCCGATCTTCTCCAGCAAGGTGATCGGGGTCGGCCGCAACTACGCCGAGCACGCCGCCGAGCTCGGCAACGAGGTGCCCAAGGAGCCGCTGATCTTCATCAAGCCGTCCACCTCGGTGATCGGCCCGAACGACGCGATCCGGATCCCGCCGGTCACGCAGCAGGTCGAGGAGGAGGCCGAACTCGCCGTGGTGATCGGCGCGACCGGTGCCCGCCGGGTGGACCGGGCCGGCGCCCAGAAGGCGATCTTCGGCTACACCTGCGCCAACGACGTCACCGCCCGTGACCTGCAGCGCAAGGACCCGCAGTGGACGCGTGCCAAGGGCTTCGACTCGTTCTGCCCGCTCGGCCCGTGGATCGAGACCCAGCTGGACGTGAGCGACCTGGAGATCCGCTGCGAGGTGGGCCGCGCCCCGGACGCCATGGAGGTCCGGCAGATCGGCCGTACCAAGGACATGGTGTTCGACATCCCCGGCCTGGTGTCCTACGTCTCGCACGTGATGACGCTGCTTCCCGGCGACGTGATCCTCACCGGCACGCCGGCCGGGGTGAGCCAGATCGTCCCCGGCGACACCGTGTCGGTGAGCGTGCAGGGCATCGGTGAGTTGCGCAACACCGTGGTCGCCCTGGACTGA
- a CDS encoding IclR family transcriptional regulator has protein sequence MSGVGVLDKAVVILAACVDGASLAELVERTKLPRATAHRLAQALEIHRMLVRDTQGRWRPGPRLGELANAAPDVLLTAAEPLLSALRDATGESAQLYLRRADERICVAAAERASGLRDTVPVGSVLPMVAGSAAQILLAWEPPEAVMPLLPRCKFTGRTLAEVRRRGWAQSVAEREPGVASVSAPIRDRTGRVIAAISISGPIERLGRRPGERHAMAVVRAGQRLSGL, from the coding sequence ATGAGCGGTGTAGGCGTTCTCGACAAGGCGGTTGTCATCCTCGCCGCATGTGTCGACGGCGCCAGCCTGGCCGAGTTAGTCGAGCGCACCAAGCTTCCCCGGGCGACCGCGCATCGCCTGGCCCAGGCCCTGGAGATCCATCGGATGCTGGTCCGGGACACTCAAGGAAGATGGCGCCCCGGACCTCGTCTCGGCGAGCTGGCGAACGCCGCACCGGACGTTCTGCTGACCGCCGCCGAACCCCTGCTTTCCGCATTGCGGGACGCCACCGGGGAGAGCGCCCAGCTCTACCTGCGCCGCGCGGACGAGCGGATCTGCGTCGCCGCGGCGGAGCGGGCCAGCGGCCTGCGGGACACCGTCCCGGTCGGCTCGGTGCTGCCGATGGTGGCCGGCTCGGCCGCCCAGATCCTGCTCGCCTGGGAGCCCCCCGAAGCGGTCATGCCGCTCCTGCCCCGCTGCAAGTTCACCGGCCGCACCCTCGCCGAGGTGCGCCGCCGCGGCTGGGCACAGAGCGTCGCCGAACGCGAGCCGGGTGTGGCCAGCGTCTCCGCCCCGATCCGCGACCGGACCGGACGGGTGATCGCCGCCATCTCGATAAGCGGTCCGATCGAACGCCTCGGCCGCCGCCCCGGCGAGCGCCACGCCATGGCGGTCGTCCGCGCCGGTCAGCGCCTCTCCGGCCTGTAG